The Kwoniella mangroviensis CBS 8507 chromosome 1 map unlocalized Ctg02, whole genome shotgun sequence genome window below encodes:
- a CDS encoding 40S ribosomal protein eS12 translates to MSDAGSETVSNPPVEVEGAEVEVADKSGPLSVEDALQQVIKTALVHDGLARGLRECAKALDKREAHLCVLVETVTEAEYLKLIEALCAEHSIQLIKVSDAKVLGQWAGLAKIDREGKPRKVVGCSCVVITNYGQDSPALQVLLDCELITSSHT, encoded by the exons ATGTCTGACGCTGGATCTGAAACCGTTTCCAACCCCCCTGTCGAGGTCGAAGGTGCCGAAGTCGAAGTTGCCGACAAATCTGGACCTCTCTCCGTTGAGGATGCCCTACAACAAGTCATCAAGACCGCTTTGGTCCACGATGGTCTCGCTAGAGGTTTGAGGGAATGTGCTAAGGCTCTTGATAAGAGGGAAGCTCATTTGTGTGTCTTGGTTGAGACCGTCACTGAGG CCGAATACCTCAAACTCATTGAAGCTCTCTGTGCCGAACACtccatccaactcatcaaaGTTTCCGATGCCAAGGTTCTCGGTCAATGGGCTGGTCTCGCCAAGATTGACAGAGAAGGTAAACCCAGAAAGGTCGTTGGATGCTCTTGTGTAGTTATCACCAACTACGGTCAAGACTCCCCTGCTCTCCAAGTCCTCCTCGACTGTGAGTTAATCACTTCTTCACATACATGA